GTTCCGGCGTGATTTCCCGCATGCTAATTTTTCCCGCTATACCGCACATGAGACAATCCTAACATATAAATAATTGCCACTTAAATGATAGTATCATTTGATACTATCGTTATTTGGTATTCTGAAACTTATAGCGAGTGTTATTTTTATCCCCGCTTTTTTGTAATAAGTTTTGCTGGACTCCCTGGCTTAAATCGCGGCTGGCGGTAGCCGTGGAGATGGTTTTGAACAGCGTCAAATAATCCTTGCGCGAGAAATTATTTTTTTGAAAAACCTCGGCGGCTTTGGCCAAACGATCGG
The DNA window shown above is from Candidatus Margulisiibacteriota bacterium and carries:
- a CDS encoding Fic family protein: DRLAKAAEVFQKNNFSRKDYLTLFKTISTATASRDLSQGVQQNLLQKSGDKNNTRYKFQNTK